The window CTCAGTCCGTATCTGAGACCGTTCGTCACGCGGAGGGCCTCGTCGACCGACCCGACCTCGATCACCGAGAGCACGGGCCCGAAGATCTCTTCCTGAGCGATGCGGTGCCCGGGATCGACGTCGGTGAACACCGTCGGCTCGATGAAGAACCCCCGGGCGTACTCCCCGTCGGTGAGGCGCCGGCCGCCGCATGCCAGGCGCGCCCCCTCGTGCCGCCCGGCCTCGATATAACCCATCACCGTCGCCAGTTGCTTGGCATCCACAAGCGGGCCCATGGCCACGCCGTCCTCCAGGCCGTTCCCCACCCGGGTCGCCCGTGCCCGGTCGACGATCGCGTCGACGAGCCGGGCTTTCACGTCCTTGTGCACCACGCAGAGTCCGGTGGCGGTACAACGCTGGCCGGTACTCCCAAATGCGCCTTGGGCGGTCCCGGCCGCCGTCACGTCCAGGTCGGCATCGGGCATGACCACGACCGCATTCTTGCCGCCCATCTCGCACGAGACCTTCGCCAGGCGGCGGGCGGCGCTTGCGTAGACTCCGCTGCCGATCTCGCACGATCCGGTGAAGGAGACCGCCCGGATCATGGGATGGTTGACGAGCACGTCGCCGACCTCAGGACCCGGGCCCACGGCCAGCGAGAGCACGCCTCTTGGGAGACCCGCCTCCTCAAGAATCTCCACATAGCGCTGGGCCACGAGTGGCGTCAGCGACGCCGGCTTGATGATGACCGTGTTGCCGGCTACGAGCGCCGGCGCAGCCTTCCACACCGGTTCGGCCCAGGGAAAATTCCAGGGGGTGATAATCGCCACGACCCCCAAGGGCTGTCGCAACGTGAACAGCATCGTCGTGGGCATTTCGGAGGGCCGGGTCTTCCCACCCATTCGGAAGCCTTCGCCCGAGTACCACTCCAGGAGATTGACCCCCCGCAGGATCTCGCCCCGCGCTTCGCTGAGGATCTTTCCTTCTTCTCTCGTGAGCAACCGGGCGAGCTCATCGACGCGGGATCGAGCGAGCTCCGCGGCCCGCGCCAGCACCCGCCCCCTGGTGGGCGCCGGCGTGTCGCGCCAGGCCGGGTACATCTCTTGGGCGCGTTCCACAGCGCGCGCAACGTCACTCGCGGTCTGCTGCGGGACATGGCCCAGGACGTCGGAGGCATCGGCCGGATTCGTGTCCACCAGCACACCGGTTGGGGACCCAATGGTGCTCATGACCATCCTCCTTCAATAATAAATACCCGGCAGGCGGGACGACGGGGGCACTGTGCGCGGGCGTTGTTCAGTTTCGCAGGAGAAAAGTCCTGCCCCGGGAAACCTTGTGCGTCTCCGGGCGTTTGGCATTCTGGAGCGCCAGGGGCTGATCGGCAAGGAGGAGATGGGTGTACGGACAACCACTCAACGCCGCACGCGCGACCCATTTCGCATCCCCACCGCCGCGCAAGGTACAGGGCCCGATCGTCGACGTCCATACGCACGCCACCGAGCCGGCCACGAATCACGAGCTCATTGAGGCGGCGCGCACGTACGGAATCGCGAGGGTGGTGGTGATCGCTCCCCTCGAAACAGGGCTGACGATACGCGGTCGCTACCCGCAGGAAGTCGTCCTGGCGGTCAGGCCGATCCTGCACGAACCGAAACACCAGATCGCGTTGCTAGACCGGGCGGTGGAGAGCGTGCACCGGGCTCGCGAGAGCGGGGCCCCGCTCATCAAACTGTGGTTTGCCCCGAGGATTCGCGACCGCTTGGACTTCCTCCTCGACTCGCCTCGACTCGACCCGCTGTTCCACGCGATCGCAGAGGAGGGGCTGGGTGTCCTCGTCCACGTCGCCGATCCCGACCGGTGGTTCGAGCGAAAGTACGATCCCATCAAGTATGGGACAAAGGCCGACCAATACCCCATGCTCGAGACGCGCCTCCGGCAGTTCCCCACGATCCCATTCCTTGCCGCGCACATGGGAGGCGATCCCGAGCACCTCGACCACCTCGCCGAGCTGCTGACGCGCTACCCGAACCTCCACCTCGACACCAGCGCAACCAAGTGGATCGTCCGAGAATTGGGACGGCAGCGAAACGCGGCCCGGGAGTTCTGCCGGCGGTGGGCGGGTCGGATCTGCTTTGGGACCGATCAGGTCGTCTTCAAGGAGCCCGACCCCGTGCGATACACGATGCGCTATTGGGTTCACCAGATGTTTTGGGAAACGGACCTCGTCTGCCCGTCGCCAATCGCCGACCCCGACAGCGATGGCCCACCCTACATCAGGGGGCTCGATCTCCCGACAGACGTCCTGGAGCAGATCTACTGGAAGACCGCGGAACGGGCCTTCGGAATTCCGGCCCGCCCCGCAGCGAACGTGTCTTAGGCGAGACGGTGGTCCTGCGGCGGATGGTCAGGGCTGGAGCGCCTTCTCGACGTCCTGGCGAGTCAGATCCTCCCCGAGTTCTCCGGCCCACTGCATGACTGCCTGAATGACCTCTTCCTGCGTCATTCCTAGACTCGAGGTCATCTCCTGCACGCACATCTCCACAACGTACTCCAGCCGTCCGCTCCATCCGGCGTCCTTCGCTTCGGCGATCAGCGAAACAACGACACCGGCCAGCAAGGGTTCGGCCCAGGCACGGCGGTCCCGCGTCGCTTCGGAGACGGTCACGGTGCTCACCCCCTCGACCGTGCGGCCGTCATTTTCCACAACGCACCTCCCCATTC is drawn from bacterium and contains these coding sequences:
- a CDS encoding aldehyde dehydrogenase family protein, translating into MSTIGSPTGVLVDTNPADASDVLGHVPQQTASDVARAVERAQEMYPAWRDTPAPTRGRVLARAAELARSRVDELARLLTREEGKILSEARGEILRGVNLLEWYSGEGFRMGGKTRPSEMPTTMLFTLRQPLGVVAIITPWNFPWAEPVWKAAPALVAGNTVIIKPASLTPLVAQRYVEILEEAGLPRGVLSLAVGPGPEVGDVLVNHPMIRAVSFTGSCEIGSGVYASAARRLAKVSCEMGGKNAVVVMPDADLDVTAAGTAQGAFGSTGQRCTATGLCVVHKDVKARLVDAIVDRARATRVGNGLEDGVAMGPLVDAKQLATVMGYIEAGRHEGARLACGGRRLTDGEYARGFFIEPTVFTDVDPGHRIAQEEIFGPVLSVIEVGSVDEALRVTNGLRYGLSASIYATDANTIMQFVDRVEVGMVHVNSPTVGGEAQIPFGGIKWSGVGGREMAEEGLEFFTELKSVFWDYTGRVRQTNLY
- a CDS encoding amidohydrolase family protein translates to MYGQPLNAARATHFASPPPRKVQGPIVDVHTHATEPATNHELIEAARTYGIARVVVIAPLETGLTIRGRYPQEVVLAVRPILHEPKHQIALLDRAVESVHRARESGAPLIKLWFAPRIRDRLDFLLDSPRLDPLFHAIAEEGLGVLVHVADPDRWFERKYDPIKYGTKADQYPMLETRLRQFPTIPFLAAHMGGDPEHLDHLAELLTRYPNLHLDTSATKWIVRELGRQRNAAREFCRRWAGRICFGTDQVVFKEPDPVRYTMRYWVHQMFWETDLVCPSPIADPDSDGPPYIRGLDLPTDVLEQIYWKTAERAFGIPARPAANVS